Proteins found in one Pseudomonas sp. P8_241 genomic segment:
- a CDS encoding translation initiation factor 2, translating to MRKGPLCLMLVTLSIVAPAHGEESTEGGNSTPLSLSAGSQINELQQRLKDSERQREELSKQLQNADGERESAQLARMRQENQRLKLQLKETQAGSSIPRLLTDQQQWFVIGAGVALLALLCGIFASGASRKRRQWLN from the coding sequence ATGCGCAAGGGTCCGTTGTGTCTGATGTTGGTCACGTTGTCGATCGTGGCACCCGCCCACGGTGAAGAAAGCACCGAGGGCGGCAATTCCACGCCGCTGTCCCTGAGCGCCGGCAGCCAGATCAATGAGTTGCAGCAACGCTTGAAAGACAGCGAGCGGCAACGGGAAGAACTGAGCAAACAACTGCAAAATGCCGATGGCGAACGCGAAAGCGCTCAACTGGCCCGGATGCGCCAAGAGAACCAGCGCCTGAAGCTGCAACTCAAGGAAACCCAGGCCGGCAGTTCAATTCCGCGCTTGCTGACCGATCAGCAACAATGGTTCGTGATCGGCGCCGGTGTAGCGCTATTGGCGCTGCTCTGCGGTATCTTCGCCAGTGGGGCAAGTCGAAAACGTCGACAATGGCTAAATTGA
- a CDS encoding septation protein A — protein sequence MKQFIDFIPLLLFFIVFKIDPRVVDIAGHEVTVGGIYSATAMLIISSLVVYGTLFIKQRKLEKSQWLTLIACLVFGSLTLAFHSETFLKWKAPVVNWLFALAFIGSHFIGDSLLIKRIMGHALTLPEPVWTRLNIAWIVFFLFCGAANLFVAFTFQSYWVDFKVFGSLGMTLLFLVGQGIYLSRHLHDADTTTPKTED from the coding sequence GTGAAACAATTCATCGATTTCATCCCGCTCCTGCTGTTTTTCATCGTCTTCAAAATCGATCCACGGGTCGTCGACATTGCCGGCCACGAGGTAACTGTAGGCGGTATTTACAGCGCCACGGCAATGCTGATCATCAGTTCGCTGGTGGTGTATGGCACGCTGTTCATCAAACAGCGCAAGCTGGAGAAGAGCCAATGGCTGACGCTGATTGCCTGCCTGGTCTTCGGCAGCCTGACCCTGGCCTTCCACAGCGAGACCTTCCTGAAATGGAAAGCCCCGGTGGTCAACTGGCTGTTTGCGCTGGCGTTCATCGGCAGTCACTTCATCGGTGACAGCCTGCTGATCAAGCGCATCATGGGTCACGCGCTGACCCTGCCGGAGCCGGTCTGGACGCGCCTGAACATCGCCTGGATCGTATTCTTCCTGTTTTGCGGTGCCGCCAACCTGTTTGTCGCGTTCACCTTCCAGAGCTACTGGGTCGACTTCAAGGTCTTCGGCAGCCTGGGCATGACTTTGCTGTTCCTGGTCGGCCAGGGCATTTACCTGTCCCGCCATCTGCACGATGCCGATACCACAACGCCTAAAACCGAGGACTGA
- a CDS encoding YciI family protein codes for MLYAIIATDVANSLEARLAARPAHLERLQALKGEGRIVLAGPHPAIDSNDPGAAGFTGSLIVAEFDSLSAAQAWADADPYIAAGVYANVLVKPFKQVLP; via the coding sequence ATGCTTTACGCAATCATTGCCACAGACGTCGCCAACTCCCTGGAAGCCCGCCTGGCCGCACGGCCTGCACACCTGGAGCGCCTGCAGGCGCTCAAAGGTGAAGGTCGCATCGTATTGGCCGGTCCACACCCGGCGATCGACAGCAATGATCCAGGTGCAGCAGGTTTTACCGGCAGCCTGATCGTCGCCGAATTCGATTCCCTGAGCGCCGCACAAGCCTGGGCCGACGCGGATCCGTACATCGCCGCAGGCGTCTACGCCAACGTTCTGGTCAAGCCGTTCAAGCAAGTCCTGCCGTAA
- a CDS encoding PHP domain-containing protein produces the protein MNVDLHCHSTASDGALAPAVLVARAFEKGVRVLALTDHDTLEGLAEARETANALGMQLVNGVELSCTWGGATIHVLGYGFDVNAAPLVEAIARLHDGRWLRSEEISRKLALKGMPGALEGARSIQQELGDSGNAPARPHFADWMVREGYVKDRAEAFRKWLGAGKLGDVKQHWPTLEDTVETLRAAKAWVSLAHPWHYEFTRSKRRRLIADYIQAGGHAIEVVNGYQPAEQVGSLAILAREFGLLVSAGSDFHGPGGWSEIGEYRPLPEDLPPLWCRFKHDPVIAAV, from the coding sequence GTGAATGTTGATTTGCACTGCCATAGCACGGCCTCCGATGGCGCCCTGGCGCCTGCGGTTCTGGTCGCGCGTGCGTTCGAGAAAGGCGTGCGAGTCCTGGCCTTGACCGATCACGACACCCTCGAAGGCCTCGCCGAAGCCCGGGAAACGGCGAATGCGCTGGGGATGCAACTGGTCAACGGCGTCGAATTGTCCTGCACCTGGGGCGGCGCGACCATCCACGTGCTCGGCTATGGTTTCGACGTCAACGCCGCGCCGCTGGTCGAAGCGATCGCCAGATTGCACGATGGCCGCTGGTTGCGATCCGAAGAAATCAGCCGAAAACTAGCGCTCAAAGGCATGCCGGGGGCGCTGGAAGGTGCCCGGTCAATACAACAGGAACTGGGCGACAGCGGCAACGCACCGGCCCGCCCGCACTTTGCCGACTGGATGGTGCGCGAAGGTTACGTCAAGGATCGCGCCGAAGCATTTCGCAAATGGCTGGGCGCCGGCAAACTGGGCGACGTCAAGCAACACTGGCCGACGCTGGAAGACACTGTCGAAACCCTGCGCGCGGCCAAGGCCTGGGTCAGTCTTGCCCATCCTTGGCACTACGAATTCACCCGCAGCAAGCGTCGTCGCCTGATTGCCGACTATATTCAAGCAGGGGGCCATGCCATCGAAGTGGTCAATGGTTATCAGCCTGCCGAGCAAGTGGGCAGCCTGGCCATTCTGGCCCGTGAGTTCGGTCTGCTGGTCAGCGCCGGCAGTGATTTCCATGGCCCGGGGGGCTGGTCAGAGATCGGTGAATATCGCCCGCTCCCAGAGGATTTGCCGCCACTTTGGTGTCGATTCAAACATGACCCAGTTATTGCCGCCGTCTGA
- a CDS encoding L-threonylcarbamoyladenylate synthase, producing MSQFFQIHPENPQARLIKQAVEIIRSGGVVVYPTDSSYAIGCQIGDKVAVERVRRLRGLDEKHNFALICCDLSQLGLFAKIDTGTFRLLKAHLPGPYTFILNATREVPRLLLHPKKRTIGLRVPSHPIALALLEELGEPLMSVTLIMPGDTDPLTDPYEMRQILEHQVDLIIDGGFGGIKASTVINLADGEPEVIRVGCGDPAPFMAEA from the coding sequence GTGAGTCAATTTTTCCAGATTCATCCGGAAAACCCGCAAGCGCGCCTGATCAAACAGGCGGTCGAGATCATTCGCAGCGGCGGGGTGGTGGTTTATCCTACTGACTCGTCCTACGCCATTGGTTGCCAGATCGGCGATAAAGTCGCCGTCGAGCGCGTGCGCCGTTTGCGCGGGCTGGATGAAAAGCATAACTTTGCGCTGATTTGCTGCGATCTGTCACAACTCGGCCTGTTTGCCAAAATCGATACCGGCACATTCCGTCTGCTCAAGGCGCACCTGCCGGGGCCGTATACCTTCATTCTCAATGCCACCCGCGAAGTTCCGCGGCTGCTGCTGCATCCGAAAAAGCGCACCATCGGCCTGCGTGTCCCGAGCCATCCGATTGCCCTGGCGCTGCTTGAAGAGCTCGGTGAGCCGCTGATGAGCGTGACCCTGATCATGCCCGGTGATACCGACCCGTTGACCGACCCTTACGAAATGCGTCAGATCCTGGAACATCAGGTTGACCTGATCATCGACGGCGGTTTCGGTGGTATCAAGGCGTCTACCGTGATCAACCTTGCCGACGGCGAGCCTGAAGTCATTCGTGTCGGTTGCGGCGACCCTGCGCCTTTCATGGCCGAGGCGTAG
- a CDS encoding NAD(P)H nitroreductase gives MQALDALLNRVSVPRLLDPAPTAEQREVLFAAAMRAPDHGHLQPWRFLTVEGAAREQMGELLAEAAKLQDSEVSEAAIDKARNGPLRAPLVVVVIARVQDHVKYPKSEQLLAAGCAAHGILLAAYAQGIGAVWRTGDLAYSPHVAKGLGLAEGEEVIAFLYLGTPQKEPRVAEKVDLAEFVSAWPGNKA, from the coding sequence ATGCAGGCTCTCGACGCTTTGCTCAACCGTGTTTCCGTTCCACGATTGCTTGATCCGGCACCGACCGCCGAGCAGCGTGAAGTGCTGTTTGCCGCCGCCATGCGGGCACCGGACCACGGCCATTTGCAACCCTGGCGCTTCCTGACGGTGGAGGGTGCGGCGCGTGAGCAGATGGGCGAGTTGCTTGCTGAAGCGGCGAAACTGCAGGACAGCGAAGTCTCCGAAGCGGCCATCGACAAAGCGCGCAACGGTCCGTTGCGGGCGCCATTGGTGGTGGTGGTGATTGCTCGCGTGCAGGATCACGTCAAATACCCGAAGTCCGAGCAACTGTTGGCGGCGGGTTGTGCGGCGCACGGGATTTTGCTGGCGGCGTACGCACAGGGTATAGGGGCGGTATGGCGTACCGGTGACCTGGCCTATTCGCCGCATGTGGCCAAAGGTTTGGGATTGGCAGAAGGGGAGGAGGTGATTGCTTTCCTGTATCTCGGTACACCGCAGAAAGAACCGCGAGTGGCCGAGAAGGTCGACTTGGCCGAGTTCGTCAGCGCCTGGCCCGGTAATAAAGCCTAA
- the rluB gene encoding 23S rRNA pseudouridine(2605) synthase RluB, whose amino-acid sequence MSIKDQKDDQEIGPAGEKLQKVLARIGVGSRRDVEAWISHGRIKVNGKDATLGQRVDMHDAITIDGKVIKREEAAESVRRVIMYNKPDGEICTRVDPEGRPTVFDKMPRPKEGRWINIGRLDINTTGLLMFTTDGELANRLMHPSYEMDREYAVRVRGEVDDEMIERLKAGVVLEDGPAKFTDIKQAPGGEGFNHWYHCVVMEGRNREVRRLWESQGLVVSRLKRVRFGPVFLNSDLPMGRWREMSQYEVDILSAEVGLTPVAMPQMNAKSKDKLDRMQRKSSRPMGKTERVRTLRPAAGGPAAPVAPRANREPQIEGERPARKPAARQDGERGPRTPRPANGRTERGESRGTPVADRPADTKRPAKPASKRPGISLVDGDKPSGKRRGAPAGSGQRPGFGRRKPE is encoded by the coding sequence ATGAGTATCAAAGACCAGAAAGACGACCAGGAAATCGGCCCAGCAGGCGAAAAACTGCAGAAAGTCCTCGCCCGTATCGGCGTCGGCTCGCGCCGTGACGTGGAAGCTTGGATCAGTCATGGCCGCATCAAGGTCAACGGCAAAGACGCCACCCTTGGTCAACGTGTCGACATGCACGACGCCATCACCATCGATGGCAAGGTGATCAAGCGCGAAGAGGCCGCCGAGTCGGTCCGCCGCGTGATCATGTACAACAAGCCCGATGGCGAAATCTGCACCCGCGTCGACCCGGAAGGCCGTCCGACCGTGTTCGACAAGATGCCGCGCCCTAAAGAGGGTCGCTGGATCAACATCGGTCGTCTGGACATCAACACCACCGGTCTGCTGATGTTCACCACCGACGGTGAGCTGGCCAACCGCCTGATGCACCCTTCCTACGAAATGGACCGTGAATACGCGGTACGTGTGCGTGGCGAAGTCGATGACGAGATGATCGAGCGTTTGAAGGCTGGTGTAGTCCTTGAAGACGGCCCGGCCAAGTTCACCGACATCAAGCAGGCGCCAGGCGGCGAAGGTTTCAACCACTGGTATCACTGCGTGGTGATGGAAGGTCGTAACCGCGAAGTGCGTCGCCTGTGGGAATCCCAGGGCCTGGTGGTGAGCCGTCTGAAGCGTGTGCGTTTCGGTCCGGTGTTCCTCAACTCTGACCTGCCGATGGGTCGCTGGCGCGAAATGAGCCAGTACGAAGTCGACATTCTGAGTGCCGAGGTCGGCCTGACGCCGGTCGCGATGCCGCAGATGAACGCCAAGAGCAAAGACAAGCTGGACCGGATGCAGCGTAAATCGTCGCGTCCAATGGGCAAGACCGAGCGCGTGCGTACCTTGCGTCCCGCTGCTGGTGGCCCGGCTGCTCCAGTTGCGCCACGTGCAAATCGTGAGCCGCAGATCGAAGGCGAGCGTCCAGCCCGCAAACCAGCCGCCCGTCAGGACGGCGAGCGCGGCCCACGCACACCGCGTCCGGCCAATGGCCGCACCGAGCGTGGTGAGAGCCGTGGTACGCCGGTGGCGGATCGTCCGGCCGATACCAAGCGCCCGGCCAAGCCGGCGTCGAAGCGTCCGGGCATCAGCCTGGTCGACGGTGACAAGCCTTCGGGCAAACGCCGTGGCGCACCGGCCGGCTCCGGTCAGCGTCCGGGCTTTGGTCGTCGCAAGCCGGAGTAA
- a CDS encoding amino acid permease yields the protein MSGQNPQSGELKRGLKNRHIQLIALGGAIGTGLFLGSAGVLKSAGPSMILGYAICGFIAFMIMRQLGEMIVEDPVAGSFSHFAHKYWGGFAGFLSGWNCWILYILVGMSELTAVGKYIHYWAPDIPTWVSAAGFFVLINAINLANVKVFGEAEFWFAIIKVVAIVGMIALGSYLLVSGNGGPQAAVSNLWAHGGFFPNGVSGLVMAMAFIMFSFGGLEMLGFTAAEADKPKTVIPKAINQVIYRILIFYIGALVILLSLTPWDSLLTTLNASGDSYSGSPFVQVFSMLGSNTAAHILNFVVLTAALSVYNSGTYCNSRMLLGMAEQGDAPKGLAKIDKRGVPVRSILASAAVTLIAVLLNYLIPQNALELLMSLVVATLVINWAMISFSHFKFRQHMNKTKQTPLFKALWYPYGNYVCLAFVVFILGVMLLIPGIQTSVYAIPVWLVFMWVCYGIKNKRSAQRVLNSAAPAVK from the coding sequence ATGAGTGGACAAAACCCGCAATCAGGCGAGCTGAAACGCGGCCTGAAAAATCGCCACATTCAACTGATCGCCCTCGGTGGCGCGATTGGTACCGGTTTGTTTCTCGGCTCGGCCGGGGTACTGAAATCCGCCGGTCCTTCGATGATCCTTGGTTACGCCATCTGCGGCTTTATCGCCTTCATGATCATGCGCCAGCTGGGCGAAATGATCGTCGAAGATCCAGTGGCCGGTTCCTTCAGCCACTTCGCGCACAAGTACTGGGGCGGCTTTGCCGGTTTCCTGTCTGGCTGGAACTGCTGGATTCTGTACATTCTGGTGGGCATGTCCGAGCTGACAGCCGTCGGCAAGTACATCCACTACTGGGCGCCGGACATTCCGACCTGGGTCTCGGCAGCGGGCTTCTTCGTGCTGATCAACGCCATCAACCTGGCCAACGTCAAAGTGTTTGGCGAGGCCGAGTTCTGGTTCGCGATCATCAAGGTCGTGGCGATCGTCGGCATGATTGCCCTGGGCAGCTACCTGCTGGTCAGCGGTAATGGCGGCCCGCAAGCAGCGGTCAGCAACCTGTGGGCCCACGGTGGCTTCTTCCCGAACGGTGTCAGCGGTCTGGTGATGGCCATGGCGTTCATCATGTTTTCCTTCGGTGGCCTGGAAATGCTCGGTTTCACCGCAGCCGAAGCCGACAAACCGAAAACCGTGATCCCGAAAGCCATCAACCAGGTGATCTATCGGATCCTGATTTTCTACATCGGTGCCCTGGTGATCCTGCTGTCGTTGACGCCATGGGACAGCCTGCTGACCACCCTCAACGCCTCGGGTGATTCCTACAGCGGCAGCCCGTTCGTGCAAGTATTCTCGATGCTGGGCAGCAATACTGCCGCGCACATCCTCAACTTCGTGGTCCTGACCGCGGCGCTGTCGGTGTACAACAGCGGCACCTACTGCAACAGCCGCATGCTGCTGGGCATGGCCGAGCAGGGTGATGCGCCGAAGGGCCTGGCGAAGATCGACAAGCGCGGCGTGCCGGTGCGTTCGATCCTGGCCTCGGCCGCCGTGACCCTGATCGCGGTACTGCTGAACTACCTGATCCCGCAAAACGCTCTGGAACTGCTGATGTCGCTGGTGGTAGCCACCCTGGTGATCAACTGGGCGATGATCAGCTTCTCGCACTTCAAGTTCCGCCAGCACATGAACAAGACCAAACAGACGCCGCTGTTCAAGGCCCTGTGGTACCCGTACGGCAACTATGTCTGCCTGGCGTTCGTGGTGTTCATCCTCGGCGTGATGCTGTTGATTCCGGGGATCCAGACATCGGTGTACGCGATTCCGGTGTGGCTGGTGTTCATGTGGGTCTGCTACGGCATCAAGAACAAGCGCAGTGCGCAACGCGTGTTGAATAGCGCTGCCCCTGCTGTGAAGTAA
- the scpB gene encoding SMC-Scp complex subunit ScpB yields MNLSEPRELAPLLEAFLLASGKPQSLESLFELFEEAERPEPPVFKKALTILAKSCDGRAFELKEVASGYRLQIREKFSPWVGRLWEERPQRYSRAMLETMALIAYRQPITRGEIEDVRGVAVNSNIVKTLMEREWIRIVGYRDVPGKPAMFATTKAFLDHFNLKNLDDLPPLAELRELEPDPVLDFDDAPVPAALQALADASPEPGEPKEETSFHTLLQELDSMEEGIKTDFDDLLRDSVSPEFDSETSDVEPDVEVAQPKPEPEGEPAPEIEPEQEDDILGVAEAREKLLAAVAALEQPKPEPELSDEEAEARALAEAIEAERREFED; encoded by the coding sequence ATGAACCTGAGTGAACCCCGCGAGCTGGCGCCATTGCTTGAAGCCTTTCTGTTGGCCTCGGGAAAGCCGCAATCCCTGGAAAGCCTGTTCGAACTCTTTGAAGAAGCCGAGCGGCCGGAGCCACCGGTGTTCAAGAAGGCCCTGACGATTTTGGCCAAGTCCTGCGACGGCCGTGCTTTCGAACTCAAGGAAGTGGCCTCGGGGTATCGCCTGCAAATCCGCGAAAAATTCTCGCCGTGGGTCGGGCGTCTGTGGGAAGAACGTCCGCAACGCTACTCCCGGGCCATGCTCGAAACCATGGCGCTGATTGCCTATCGCCAGCCGATCACCCGGGGTGAAATCGAAGACGTGCGGGGCGTGGCGGTCAACAGCAACATCGTCAAGACGCTCATGGAGCGCGAGTGGATCCGCATCGTCGGTTACCGAGACGTGCCCGGCAAACCGGCAATGTTCGCCACCACCAAAGCGTTTCTCGATCACTTCAACCTGAAGAACCTCGACGACCTGCCGCCGCTGGCCGAACTGCGCGAACTGGAACCCGATCCGGTGCTCGATTTCGACGACGCGCCGGTGCCCGCCGCTCTGCAAGCGCTGGCCGATGCCAGCCCCGAGCCTGGAGAGCCAAAGGAAGAAACCAGTTTCCATACGCTGCTTCAGGAACTGGACAGTATGGAGGAGGGGATCAAGACCGACTTCGATGATTTGTTGCGTGACAGTGTGTCGCCTGAATTCGATTCGGAAACTTCGGATGTCGAACCAGACGTCGAAGTGGCACAGCCCAAGCCTGAACCGGAAGGCGAGCCAGCCCCGGAAATTGAACCGGAGCAGGAAGACGACATCCTCGGCGTTGCCGAGGCCCGGGAAAAACTCCTGGCCGCCGTTGCCGCCCTCGAACAACCGAAACCCGAGCCAGAGCTTTCGGACGAAGAGGCCGAAGCCCGGGCACTGGCCGAAGCCATCGAAGCCGAACGCCGCGAATTCGAAGACTGA
- a CDS encoding sensor histidine kinase: protein MRSLFWRILASFWLAIALVAGLSILLGHMLNQDAWILSRHPGLNTLAEQWTQTYESQGEEAAQDLLQQRKRQYHIDVQVLNESGDPVVRGTFPRRAAAFEARQNNEDRRLPWRRLTDEFTSEKTGDTYLLIYRIPHPELDAWHRESLLWPLSALGIALVVLTLFSLLVTFSITRPLSRLRGAVHDLGQTTYQQNSLVKLANRRDEFGVLANDFNRMGARLQSLIGSQRQLLRDVSHELRSPLARLRIALALAERANPQEREQLWPRLTRECDRLEALISEILVLARVDSDNASAEEVDLNALLNTLQKDAQLGSPDQLVHLEAEQQLNLKGWPTMIERAVDNLLRNALRFNPVGGLPIEMQALRHGDRIVVTVRDHGPGVNAEHLNQLGEPFYRAPGQTAGGHGLGLAIARRAAERHGGTLVLANHPEGGFIASLELPLVPGAIAAL from the coding sequence GTGCGTTCATTGTTCTGGCGTATTCTGGCCAGCTTCTGGCTGGCCATCGCTCTGGTCGCGGGGCTGTCCATTCTGCTCGGGCACATGCTCAATCAGGACGCATGGATTCTCAGCCGCCACCCGGGCCTCAACACCTTGGCCGAACAGTGGACGCAAACCTACGAATCCCAGGGTGAGGAAGCCGCTCAGGACCTTCTTCAGCAACGCAAACGCCAGTACCACATCGACGTTCAGGTGCTCAACGAAAGTGGCGACCCGGTGGTGCGCGGTACGTTCCCGCGTCGCGCCGCAGCGTTCGAAGCGCGGCAAAACAATGAAGACCGACGCCTGCCATGGCGGCGCCTGACCGATGAATTCACCAGCGAAAAAACCGGTGACACCTACCTGCTGATCTACCGCATCCCCCACCCCGAACTGGACGCCTGGCACCGTGAGAGCCTGCTTTGGCCGTTGAGCGCATTGGGTATCGCGTTGGTGGTACTGACCCTGTTCAGTCTGCTGGTGACCTTTTCCATCACCCGCCCACTGAGCCGTCTGCGTGGCGCGGTGCATGACCTTGGCCAAACCACCTATCAGCAAAACAGCCTGGTGAAACTGGCCAACCGCCGCGATGAATTTGGCGTGCTGGCCAACGACTTCAACCGCATGGGTGCACGCCTGCAAAGCCTGATCGGCAGCCAGCGGCAATTACTGCGCGATGTGTCCCACGAACTGCGTTCCCCCCTCGCCCGCCTGCGCATCGCCCTGGCGTTAGCCGAACGGGCCAACCCACAGGAACGCGAACAACTCTGGCCCCGCCTGACCCGCGAATGCGATCGCCTCGAAGCGCTGATCAGCGAAATCCTGGTGTTGGCGCGGGTCGATTCCGACAACGCGAGTGCGGAAGAGGTGGACCTCAATGCCTTGCTCAATACGCTGCAAAAGGATGCGCAACTGGGCTCGCCAGATCAGTTGGTTCATCTCGAAGCCGAGCAGCAACTGAACCTCAAGGGTTGGCCGACCATGATCGAACGGGCGGTGGACAATCTTTTGCGCAATGCATTGCGCTTCAACCCGGTGGGGGGGCTACCGATTGAGATGCAGGCGTTGCGCCATGGCGATCGCATTGTGGTAACCGTGCGCGACCATGGGCCAGGGGTTAACGCCGAGCACCTGAATCAGCTCGGTGAGCCGTTCTACCGCGCTCCGGGCCAGACGGCGGGTGGCCATGGCCTGGGGCTGGCCATTGCGCGCCGTGCTGCGGAACGGCATGGCGGCACCCTGGTGCTGGCCAATCACCCTGAGGGCGGGTTTATTGCGAGCCTGGAGTTGCCGTTAGTGCCCGGAGCCATCGCTGCGTTGTAA
- a CDS encoding segregation and condensation protein A, whose product MEVFLEAFEGPLDLLLYLIRKQNINILDIPVAEITRQYMGYVELMQSVRLELAAEYLVMAAMLAEIKSRMLLPRAETIEEEEDDPRAELIRRLQEYERFKAAAEGIDGLSRVGRDVVVPRLDAPEARARKLLPDVRLSELLLSMAEVLRRGDMFESHQVSREALSTRERMSDVLERLKGGGFVPFVELFTAEEGRLGVVVTFMAILELVKESLVELVQNEPFAAIHVRARAE is encoded by the coding sequence CTGGAAGTCTTTCTCGAAGCTTTTGAAGGCCCGCTCGACCTGCTGCTGTACCTGATTCGCAAGCAGAACATCAACATCCTCGACATTCCGGTGGCGGAAATCACCCGCCAGTACATGGGCTATGTCGAGTTGATGCAGTCGGTGCGCCTCGAACTGGCGGCTGAGTACCTGGTGATGGCCGCGATGCTGGCCGAAATCAAGTCGCGAATGCTGTTGCCACGGGCTGAAACCATTGAGGAAGAAGAAGACGATCCGCGCGCCGAACTGATCCGCCGCTTGCAGGAATACGAACGCTTCAAGGCGGCAGCCGAAGGCATCGATGGCCTCAGTCGAGTCGGTCGTGATGTGGTGGTGCCCAGGCTCGACGCCCCTGAAGCCCGGGCACGCAAGCTGTTGCCCGATGTGCGCCTGTCGGAGCTGTTGCTGTCCATGGCCGAGGTCCTGCGCCGTGGCGACATGTTCGAAAGCCATCAGGTCAGCCGCGAGGCGCTGTCGACGCGCGAACGCATGAGCGATGTTCTGGAGCGGCTCAAGGGCGGCGGTTTCGTGCCGTTTGTCGAGCTGTTCACCGCTGAAGAGGGACGCTTGGGGGTGGTCGTGACCTTTATGGCGATTCTCGAACTGGTCAAGGAATCTTTGGTCGAGCTGGTGCAGAATGAGCCGTTCGCAGCGATCCACGTGCGGGCCCGAGCCGAATAA
- a CDS encoding Spy/CpxP family protein refolding chaperone, protein MRKTLIALMFAAALPTVAMAMPEGAGPMDGSMDGSRHGGQMHGMHGKGPYSQLDLSREQREQIRKIMGEQMHERKQVVDKYLEKLSPADQKALKDEMAANHKKAEADVRALLKPDQQKKFDEIQKKQAERRAEWAEFKAWKAQQPQKAQ, encoded by the coding sequence ATGCGCAAGACTCTAATCGCTCTGATGTTCGCTGCCGCTCTGCCGACCGTTGCCATGGCCATGCCCGAAGGCGCAGGCCCGATGGATGGCTCGATGGACGGTTCGCGCCACGGCGGTCAGATGCACGGCATGCACGGCAAAGGCCCGTACAGCCAGCTGGACCTGAGCCGCGAACAGCGCGAGCAGATCCGCAAGATCATGGGCGAGCAGATGCACGAGCGTAAGCAAGTGGTCGACAAATACCTGGAGAAACTCTCGCCAGCGGATCAGAAAGCCTTGAAAGACGAGATGGCCGCGAACCATAAGAAAGCAGAAGCGGATGTGCGCGCCCTGCTGAAGCCGGACCAACAGAAGAAGTTTGACGAAATCCAGAAAAAGCAGGCTGAACGTCGCGCTGAATGGGCTGAATTCAAAGCGTGGAAAGCGCAACAACCGCAAAAGGCGCAATAA
- a CDS encoding response regulator transcription factor: MSELLLIDDDQELCELLSSWLSQEGFQVRACHDGQSARRALAQTSPAAVVLDVMLPDGSGLELLKQLRSDHPDLPVLMLSARGEPLDRILGLELGADDYLAKPCDPRELTARLRAVLRRSHPAAVSSQMELGDLCFSPVRGVVSIDQQEYILTVSESRLLEALLKQPGEPLDKQELAQIALGRKLTLYDRSLDMHVSNLRKKIGPHADGRPRIVALRSRGYYYSL; the protein is encoded by the coding sequence ATGAGCGAGCTGTTACTGATTGATGATGACCAGGAGCTGTGTGAGCTCCTGAGCAGTTGGCTGAGCCAGGAAGGATTTCAGGTTCGCGCCTGCCACGATGGCCAAAGTGCCCGACGTGCGCTGGCGCAAACCTCCCCGGCGGCCGTGGTGCTGGATGTGATGTTGCCCGACGGCAGCGGCCTGGAACTGCTCAAGCAATTGCGCAGCGATCATCCGGACCTGCCGGTGCTGATGCTCTCGGCCCGGGGCGAACCGTTGGACCGCATCCTCGGCCTGGAACTCGGCGCCGACGATTACCTGGCCAAACCCTGCGATCCGCGTGAACTGACCGCCCGCCTGCGTGCGGTGTTGCGCCGCAGCCATCCGGCGGCGGTGTCCAGCCAGATGGAACTGGGCGACCTGTGTTTCAGCCCGGTGCGCGGCGTGGTCAGCATCGACCAACAGGAATACATCCTCACCGTCTCTGAAAGTCGCCTGCTCGAAGCCTTGCTCAAGCAACCCGGCGAGCCTCTGGACAAGCAGGAACTGGCGCAAATCGCCCTCGGCCGCAAGCTGACCCTGTACGACCGCAGCCTGGACATGCACGTCAGCAACCTGCGCAAAAAAATCGGCCCGCACGCCGATGGCCGACCGCGCATCGTTGCCCTTCGCAGTCGCGGTTACTACTACAGCCTCTGA